In the genome of Paenibacillus sp. FSL R5-0766, one region contains:
- a CDS encoding sucrose-6-phosphate hydrolase, with the protein MKMTREQRYRRIEQAEPGEIAKLEAQISVCPWRQSYHIQPITGLLNDPNGFAYYQGYYHLFYQWFPLGTEHGMKYWYHTRSKNLVNWENVGIGIEPGGRYDSHGAYSGSAIEKDGKLHLLYTGNTRDEAWVRHPYQCLAVMDESGSVSKLNDPVISSVPDGYTEHFRDPKVWQQGDTYYGVIGAQRTDETGCTVLYRSIDLRNWEFLGEIRTQLTSFGYMWECPDYMEMDGKGVLVFSPQGIDAAGDHYQNIFQSGYLIGEPLNLQTREFNHGEFQELDRGFDFYAPQTMLAPDGRRILVGWMGLPDLEYPTDDSGWAHCLTIPRQLSLRDSKLIQLPVTEMMQLRLQEEGTHIRATINNESRSFTGFNGITYELICEISNVEAEVVGIEFRANGTEKTVILYDRIQQKVVLDRTMSGAKLAEQNGVVRQCTLTAEVIKFHLFIDASSVEIFVNDGEEVFTSRIFPNRDSVDIRFFAHGGKADFEATKWRF; encoded by the coding sequence ATGAAAATGACTAGAGAGCAACGCTACAGACGAATTGAGCAAGCGGAGCCTGGAGAGATTGCGAAGCTTGAAGCACAGATATCCGTATGTCCTTGGCGACAGAGTTATCACATTCAGCCGATAACAGGTCTGCTTAATGATCCTAACGGCTTTGCATATTATCAAGGCTATTATCATCTGTTCTATCAGTGGTTTCCACTTGGGACAGAACATGGCATGAAATACTGGTATCATACCCGCTCGAAGAATCTGGTGAACTGGGAAAATGTCGGGATTGGAATCGAACCGGGTGGCAGGTATGACTCACACGGAGCTTATTCCGGTAGCGCGATTGAAAAAGACGGCAAGCTGCACTTGCTGTACACGGGCAATACGAGGGATGAGGCTTGGGTCAGACATCCGTATCAATGCTTGGCAGTTATGGATGAAAGCGGTTCAGTATCCAAACTGAATGATCCAGTGATCTCATCTGTGCCAGACGGATACACGGAACACTTCAGAGATCCCAAGGTGTGGCAACAAGGAGACACGTATTATGGTGTAATTGGTGCGCAGAGAACAGACGAGACGGGATGTACGGTGCTGTATCGCTCCATTGATCTGAGAAACTGGGAGTTTCTTGGTGAAATTCGTACGCAATTAACCTCCTTTGGTTACATGTGGGAATGCCCGGATTATATGGAGATGGACGGGAAAGGTGTGCTTGTCTTTTCCCCACAAGGAATAGACGCTGCGGGAGATCATTATCAGAATATTTTTCAATCCGGTTATCTGATCGGTGAGCCGCTCAATCTACAGACAAGAGAGTTCAATCATGGTGAATTTCAGGAGTTGGATCGTGGATTCGACTTCTATGCTCCGCAGACGATGCTGGCTCCGGACGGAAGACGTATTCTGGTTGGATGGATGGGACTTCCCGATCTGGAATATCCGACAGACGATAGTGGCTGGGCTCATTGTCTGACCATTCCTCGGCAATTGTCACTCCGAGACAGCAAGTTAATCCAGTTACCTGTTACAGAGATGATGCAATTGCGTCTGCAAGAGGAAGGGACTCATATTCGCGCAACGATTAACAATGAAAGCCGATCTTTCACTGGTTTTAATGGGATTACCTATGAACTGATATGTGAGATAAGCAATGTAGAAGCAGAGGTTGTAGGCATCGAATTCCGGGCAAATGGAACTGAAAAGACGGTGATTCTGTATGATCGGATTCAGCAGAAAGTTGTCTTGGATCGGACGATGTCTGGTGCCAAGTTGGCAGAACAGAACGGAGTTGTACGACAGTGCACACTTACTGCGGAAGTGATTAAGTTCCATCTGTTCATAGATGCATCTTCCGTCGAGATCTTTGTGAACGATGGGGAAGAGGTCTTTACCAGCCGCATTTTCCCAAACCGGGACAGCGTGGACATTCGTTTTTTTGCACACGGCGGCAAAGCTGATTTTGAAGCAACAAAATGGCGTTTTTAA
- a CDS encoding ribonuclease J, producing MELNLSHNKLYIAALGGVNEIGKNMYFIQYNQDIIVIDCGSKFPDETLPGIDLIIPDVAYLLDNLDKVRGLVVTHGHEDHIGGIPYLLKQMNIPVYASRLTRGLIELKLKEHGLLRKADLHTIDAHSSITLGGIEVSFFATSHSIPDCLGIFFQTPAGNVVHTGDFKFDMSPVHGPFPDLHRMAEIGKQGVHILLSESTNAERPGFTPSERVVGDHILDAFIRAKQKVFISTFASNVSRVQQIVNAAFETGRKLALLGRSMVNVVSVASELGYLQVPDGLLIEAIDSDQFPPEQVVVLCTGSQGEAMAALSRLASGKHPHVRINAGDTVIIAAGAIPGNERNLAHVIDNLYVLGARVIYGSSGAAGMHVSGHGSQEELKLMLTLMKPDYLIPIHGEFRMLYQHRLLAESVGIERDHVFIVNNGDMVQYKDGIASLGPKIASGNSLVDGLIMGDVGNIVLRDRRQLSSDGMLVIVTTLSKTEKQMVASPEIISRGFVFVKDSEEFMHEIHELVLNRMDELTGAGVNQWNVIKRKLKDEIGHYIYAQTKRRPMILPIIIEV from the coding sequence ATGGAGTTGAATCTATCCCACAACAAACTGTATATCGCTGCACTTGGCGGCGTGAATGAAATAGGGAAGAATATGTATTTCATCCAGTACAATCAGGACATCATCGTGATTGACTGTGGTTCGAAGTTTCCCGATGAGACATTGCCTGGTATTGATCTAATCATTCCGGATGTAGCGTATCTGCTGGACAATCTGGATAAAGTAAGGGGTCTTGTGGTTACCCATGGACATGAAGATCACATTGGTGGCATTCCCTATTTGTTAAAACAAATGAACATCCCGGTGTATGCCTCCAGGCTCACTCGTGGGCTGATCGAACTAAAACTGAAGGAGCATGGGCTGCTGCGCAAGGCGGATCTGCATACGATCGATGCTCACTCCAGCATTACGCTGGGAGGAATCGAGGTTTCCTTTTTCGCAACCAGCCATAGTATACCGGATTGTCTTGGTATCTTTTTTCAGACCCCAGCAGGCAATGTTGTGCATACCGGAGATTTCAAATTTGATATGTCGCCTGTACATGGACCTTTCCCAGATCTGCACCGTATGGCCGAGATTGGCAAACAGGGTGTCCATATTTTGCTCTCCGAGAGTACCAATGCAGAAAGACCCGGATTTACACCTTCCGAGCGTGTTGTGGGAGACCACATTCTGGATGCCTTTATCCGTGCAAAACAAAAAGTATTCATCTCGACCTTTGCGTCGAATGTCAGCAGGGTACAGCAGATTGTGAATGCAGCATTCGAGACGGGCCGCAAACTGGCACTGTTGGGCAGAAGTATGGTGAATGTGGTATCGGTGGCCAGTGAATTGGGGTATTTGCAAGTTCCTGACGGATTGCTGATTGAAGCTATCGATTCGGATCAGTTTCCACCTGAACAAGTTGTTGTATTATGCACTGGTAGCCAGGGTGAAGCGATGGCAGCATTGTCACGTTTGGCATCCGGTAAACATCCTCACGTAAGAATAAACGCAGGGGACACGGTCATTATTGCTGCCGGTGCCATTCCGGGTAATGAACGGAATCTTGCACATGTAATTGATAACCTGTATGTTCTCGGAGCACGTGTGATATATGGTTCAAGTGGTGCTGCTGGGATGCATGTATCCGGGCACGGCAGTCAGGAAGAACTCAAATTGATGCTTACCCTGATGAAACCGGATTATCTGATTCCGATCCACGGTGAATTTCGCATGTTGTATCAACACAGACTGCTTGCTGAATCCGTAGGCATAGAACGTGATCATGTGTTTATCGTGAATAATGGGGATATGGTCCAGTACAAAGACGGCATTGCTTCGCTGGGTCCAAAAATTGCATCAGGAAATAGTCTCGTAGACGGTCTGATCATGGGTGATGTCGGCAATATTGTACTTCGCGACCGCAGGCAACTGTCCTCCGATGGCATGCTGGTGATCGTAACCACATTGAGCAAAACGGAGAAACAAATGGTTGCCTCACCCGAAATCATCTCCAGAGGGTTTGTATTTGTTAAGGATTCGGAAGAATTCATGCATGAGATCCATGAGCTTGTTCTAAACCGGATGGATGAGTTGACCGGGGCTGGGGTGAATCAGTGGAATGTGATCAAAAGAAAGCTGAAAGACGAGATCGGTCACTATATTTACGCGCAAACAAAGAGAAGACCTATGATCTTGCCAATTATTATTGAGGTCTGA
- a CDS encoding sucrose-specific PTS transporter subunit IIBC: MSENQRIAQEVIHAIGGKENIASFAHCATRLRIMVKDKEKIDQKTVENIEKVKGAFFNSGQYQIIFGTGTVNRIFEEVEKLGIEGTSKDDVKSQGKKEGNAFQRAIRTFGDVFVPIIPVLVATGLFMGLRGLLTQNEILALFGATPDDISANFLLFTQILTDTAFAFLPALVAWSAFRVFGGSPVLGIVLGLMLVNPALPNAYAVADGSAQPLHMFGFIPVVGYQGSVLPAFFVGLIGAKFEKVLRRRVPEALDLILTPFITLTVMITLGLFAIGPVFHSLEEWVLHGTTAVLDLPFGIAGIIIGFFHQIIVVTGVHHIFNFLEIQLLEKTGFNPFNAIITCAMAAQGAACLAVGLKTKNMKLKALALPSSLSAFLGITEPAIFGVNLRYMKPFIMGLVGGGVGGFIASLFHLQGTGMAVTVIPGTLLYLNSQLPLYILSNVVAMAIAFALTWFFGYKDQPVAEEAVSHENSGVTSTEVKAEQSNPHINSVTDAVTSNRPKVELLEIASPMNGTVVALEQVPDPAFSEKHMGEGIAIEPSEGKVYAPFDGVIAHVMNKSKHAVILEHETGVQMLVHIGINTVGLKGNGFTAHVNSGDRVTAGQLLIEFDMDVIQAAGLPVITPVLIPSGNETIATVTATSTGRVQANGEVVLVVKFTEPQ, translated from the coding sequence ATGTCGGAGAATCAACGCATTGCCCAGGAAGTCATTCATGCCATCGGGGGCAAAGAGAATATCGCATCATTTGCACATTGTGCAACACGTCTTCGCATCATGGTGAAAGATAAAGAAAAGATTGATCAGAAAACGGTCGAGAACATCGAGAAGGTGAAAGGAGCTTTTTTCAACTCAGGTCAATACCAGATTATCTTTGGTACGGGAACAGTGAATCGAATCTTTGAAGAGGTTGAGAAGCTGGGAATCGAAGGAACGTCCAAGGATGATGTGAAGAGCCAGGGGAAAAAAGAAGGAAATGCTTTTCAACGGGCGATCCGCACGTTTGGTGACGTATTTGTACCCATCATTCCCGTTCTGGTAGCTACAGGACTGTTCATGGGATTGCGCGGATTACTTACCCAGAATGAAATTCTGGCGTTATTCGGTGCAACACCGGATGATATCTCGGCCAATTTCCTGTTGTTCACTCAAATCCTGACGGATACGGCCTTTGCATTCCTGCCTGCGCTTGTAGCGTGGTCTGCGTTCCGTGTATTCGGCGGAAGTCCGGTACTAGGTATTGTACTGGGGCTAATGCTGGTCAATCCCGCATTACCCAATGCTTACGCGGTGGCAGATGGATCAGCACAGCCGCTGCATATGTTCGGTTTTATACCTGTCGTGGGTTATCAAGGATCGGTTCTGCCTGCGTTCTTTGTAGGTTTGATTGGAGCCAAGTTTGAAAAGGTATTAAGAAGACGGGTACCAGAGGCATTGGATTTAATTCTGACTCCTTTTATTACGTTGACAGTCATGATTACGCTTGGCCTTTTCGCCATTGGTCCCGTATTCCATTCCCTAGAAGAGTGGGTGCTGCATGGAACAACTGCTGTATTGGATCTTCCGTTTGGCATCGCAGGTATTATCATTGGATTCTTCCATCAGATTATTGTTGTTACCGGTGTACATCACATCTTTAATTTCCTGGAGATTCAGCTACTGGAGAAAACGGGATTCAATCCGTTCAACGCCATCATTACCTGTGCCATGGCAGCACAAGGAGCGGCTTGTCTCGCAGTTGGTCTGAAGACCAAAAATATGAAACTCAAAGCACTCGCATTACCTTCTTCCTTGTCCGCATTTCTGGGCATTACCGAGCCAGCCATCTTCGGAGTTAACTTGCGTTATATGAAACCATTTATTATGGGACTGGTTGGTGGTGGTGTAGGTGGTTTCATCGCTTCCTTGTTCCATCTGCAAGGTACAGGTATGGCTGTAACGGTTATTCCAGGAACATTGCTTTATCTGAACAGCCAACTGCCGTTGTATATCTTGTCCAACGTGGTTGCCATGGCGATTGCATTTGCACTTACCTGGTTCTTCGGATATAAGGATCAACCGGTTGCAGAAGAAGCGGTGAGCCATGAAAACAGTGGAGTAACATCAACTGAAGTTAAAGCAGAGCAATCTAATCCGCATATTAATTCAGTTACGGATGCCGTTACAAGCAATCGTCCTAAGGTAGAACTGCTCGAAATAGCTTCGCCGATGAATGGTACCGTCGTTGCTCTGGAGCAGGTTCCTGACCCGGCGTTCTCGGAAAAACACATGGGTGAGGGTATCGCCATTGAGCCATCAGAAGGCAAAGTGTATGCACCGTTTGATGGTGTCATCGCACATGTCATGAACAAGAGTAAACATGCGGTGATTCTGGAGCATGAGACAGGTGTACAGATGCTGGTTCATATCGGAATTAATACGGTTGGACTGAAAGGAAACGGTTTTACCGCGCATGTGAATAGCGGAGATCGTGTAACTGCAGGACAGTTGTTGATTGAATTTGACATGGATGTCATTCAGGCTGCGGGTCTGCCAGTGATTACACCTGTGCTGATTCCGAGCGGGAATGAAACCATAGCAACGGTTACAGCAACCTCAACCGGTCGTGTGCAAGCCAATGGGGAAGTGGTACTTGTAGTGAAATTTACTGAGCCACAATAG
- a CDS encoding LacI family DNA-binding transcriptional regulator yields MNKTISDIAQMAGVAKSTVSRFLNGGSVSEDTRQKIERIIKQYNYVPNTFAQSLKAKKTSIIGTVVPRLDSFATSQTLIGIDEELRSNQYQMLIANTSQDMQREIDAIYDFARQKVSGIILLAAEVTEAHLKAVEDIRIPVLLVGQQHEQLHSLVHNDDQAGYEMGRYVVEQGHRKIVYIGVSEKDRAVGIYRKQGFQRAIAECGGCDVKYYETSFKMSEAIITAEAILKEITPTIIVGATDNIALGVMKIAFSNKIRIPQDLSVTGFGGYDITEMIHPTLTTVKYHYLQAGKVAANHIIRLVKGESVEERTTLDVELIPRESVDKL; encoded by the coding sequence ATGAATAAAACGATTTCTGATATCGCTCAGATGGCAGGCGTGGCAAAAAGCACGGTCTCTCGCTTCCTGAACGGCGGATCGGTTAGTGAAGATACACGCCAGAAGATTGAGCGCATCATCAAACAATACAATTATGTTCCCAACACATTTGCACAGAGTCTGAAGGCTAAGAAGACCAGTATTATCGGTACGGTAGTGCCGCGACTGGATTCTTTTGCAACATCACAGACATTGATCGGAATTGATGAAGAACTGCGGAGTAATCAGTATCAGATGCTGATCGCAAATACAAGTCAGGACATGCAACGCGAGATTGATGCCATCTATGATTTTGCACGACAGAAGGTATCGGGTATTATTCTGTTGGCTGCTGAAGTGACTGAAGCACATCTGAAAGCAGTGGAGGACATACGTATCCCCGTGTTGTTGGTGGGGCAGCAGCATGAGCAACTACATAGTCTGGTTCACAATGATGACCAGGCAGGTTATGAGATGGGCAGATATGTCGTCGAACAGGGTCATCGCAAGATCGTGTATATCGGAGTTAGCGAGAAGGATCGGGCGGTAGGGATCTATCGTAAACAAGGATTCCAGCGAGCAATCGCCGAGTGTGGTGGATGTGATGTGAAGTATTATGAGACAAGCTTCAAGATGTCGGAAGCCATCATTACCGCTGAAGCCATTCTGAAAGAAATCACACCAACGATCATTGTCGGGGCTACGGATAATATTGCACTGGGTGTGATGAAGATTGCGTTCTCCAATAAAATCCGCATACCGCAAGATTTGTCTGTTACCGGATTTGGCGGATACGATATTACGGAGATGATTCACCCCACGCTGACGACTGTGAAATATCATTATTTGCAGGCGGGCAAAGTAGCGGCTAATCACATTATTCGTCTGGTCAAAGGCGAGTCGGTGGAGGAACGAACAACACTGGACGTAGAACTAATTCCTCGAGAAAGCGTTGACAAATTATAA
- a CDS encoding bifunctional aldolase/short-chain dehydrogenase, which yields MVQSLWDASQASEKTTGLEQLVYRSNLIGSDRSVCNIYGGNTSTKTTVKDFRGRDVEVMYVKGSGSDLGSMEAKHFTGLGLEDIRPLIERESMSDEEMVEYLGHCMIDAKHPRASIETLLHAFLPYKHVDHTHPDAIISLCCADNGKELAKEIYGDRFVWVPYVRPGFTLSKMIAESVFSNPNAELVLMEKHGLVTWGETSEECYAQTIKIINEAEAFIEARVDEGSLFGGVKHPALAADVRRQIVSRVMPTIRGAVSDSKKMILSFDDQEDVLAFVGGADSPELSQVGAACPDHLVHTKVVPLFIDWTPDAEDIEGLKAKLVEGVAAYKEQYQQYFESNKNEGDVMFEAAPRVILIPGVGMINTGKSWALSQVSGALYHRAIAVMRGATSLGQFVSLSANESYNVEYWPLELYKLSLAPAETEFSRKVAFITGGAGGIGSETARRLVSEGAHVVLADLNLEGAQKVAQEINDQYGANRAYALKMDVTDEEAVQSAYADVAVQYGGVDIIVNNAGLATSSPFDETSLKEWNLNMNVLGTGYFLVAREAFKLMKQQGIGGSMVFIGSKNSVYAGKSASAYSSAKALEAHLARCIAAEGGEYGIRVNTILPDAILQGSAIWNGSWRNERAAAYGIEPDQLEEYYRKRTTLLVNIYPRDIAEGIAFFASSKSEKTTGCMMTIDGGVPAAFTR from the coding sequence GCAATACGTCTACCAAAACGACAGTGAAGGATTTTCGTGGTCGTGATGTAGAAGTAATGTATGTGAAGGGAAGCGGCTCTGACCTCGGTTCCATGGAAGCAAAACATTTTACCGGACTTGGGCTTGAAGACATTCGACCATTAATTGAACGTGAATCCATGTCGGATGAAGAGATGGTTGAATATCTGGGACATTGCATGATTGATGCCAAACACCCGCGTGCCTCCATCGAGACTCTGCTGCATGCGTTCCTTCCATATAAACATGTGGATCATACGCACCCGGATGCCATTATCAGCCTGTGTTGTGCGGATAACGGCAAGGAATTAGCGAAAGAGATCTACGGTGATCGTTTTGTATGGGTGCCTTACGTACGTCCAGGTTTTACGTTATCTAAAATGATTGCTGAAAGCGTATTCTCGAATCCCAATGCCGAACTCGTACTGATGGAAAAACACGGACTTGTCACTTGGGGAGAAACATCCGAGGAATGTTACGCTCAGACCATCAAAATTATCAATGAAGCAGAAGCATTCATCGAAGCACGGGTGGACGAAGGAAGTTTGTTCGGTGGTGTGAAACACCCGGCACTTGCCGCTGATGTTCGTCGTCAGATCGTATCACGCGTGATGCCAACGATTCGTGGAGCGGTATCCGATAGCAAAAAAATGATTTTGTCCTTTGATGATCAAGAGGACGTACTTGCTTTTGTGGGCGGAGCAGATTCCCCGGAATTGTCTCAGGTGGGCGCAGCTTGCCCGGATCATCTGGTACATACCAAAGTGGTACCTCTGTTCATTGATTGGACACCAGATGCCGAAGATATCGAAGGCTTAAAAGCCAAGCTGGTGGAAGGTGTGGCTGCCTACAAAGAGCAATATCAGCAGTATTTTGAGAGCAACAAAAACGAAGGTGATGTCATGTTCGAAGCAGCACCTCGCGTAATCCTCATTCCAGGTGTGGGCATGATCAACACAGGTAAGAGCTGGGCGCTTTCCCAAGTAAGCGGAGCGTTGTATCACAGAGCGATTGCCGTTATGCGTGGAGCTACTAGCCTGGGTCAATTCGTATCACTCAGTGCAAATGAATCTTACAATGTGGAGTACTGGCCGTTGGAATTGTACAAATTGTCACTGGCTCCGGCAGAAACCGAATTCTCCCGCAAAGTGGCGTTTATCACAGGTGGAGCAGGCGGGATCGGAAGTGAAACAGCACGTAGATTGGTATCAGAAGGCGCACATGTGGTGCTTGCTGATCTCAACCTGGAGGGCGCACAGAAGGTAGCGCAGGAAATCAATGATCAGTACGGTGCAAATCGTGCTTATGCGCTGAAAATGGACGTAACCGATGAGGAAGCCGTTCAATCTGCGTATGCAGATGTTGCAGTGCAATATGGCGGAGTGGATATCATCGTGAACAATGCCGGATTGGCGACATCCAGCCCATTTGACGAAACGTCCCTGAAGGAATGGAACCTGAACATGAATGTACTGGGTACAGGGTATTTCCTCGTGGCTCGTGAAGCGTTCAAGCTGATGAAACAGCAGGGTATTGGTGGAAGCATGGTATTTATCGGGTCCAAGAACTCGGTGTATGCAGGTAAAAGCGCCTCGGCTTACAGCTCAGCGAAAGCGCTGGAAGCACATCTGGCACGTTGTATTGCAGCAGAAGGTGGAGAGTATGGCATTCGTGTCAACACGATTCTTCCAGATGCCATTCTACAGGGTTCAGCGATCTGGAACGGTTCCTGGAGAAACGAACGTGCAGCGGCATATGGGATTGAACCGGATCAATTGGAAGAGTATTATCGCAAACGGACGACATTGCTCGTGAATATCTATCCAAGAGATATTGCGGAAGGAATTGCATTCTTTGCTTCTTCGAAATCCGAAAAAACAACCGGTTGTATGATGACCATTGATGGCGGTGTACCGGCAGCATTTACACGTTAA
- the rhaA gene encoding L-rhamnose isomerase produces the protein MDNQVKQAYEAAKALYAQHGIDTDEVLNKLAEIKVSVHCWQGDDVKGFLNKDGELTGGISVTGQYPGAATTPAELRNDLEQAFALIPGKHKVNLHAIYTDTDEQVELDQIEPKHYENWVKWAKEQGLGLDFNPTCFSHEKSSDGFTLSHPDPEIRKFWIDHCKASRRIGAYFGEQLGQTCVTNVWVPDGFKDNPVDRLTPRKRLKESLDEVFGEPLNPEHNLDAVESKLFGLGSEAYVVGSHEFYMGYGLQNDTLICLDAGHFHPTEVISNKLSSLSLFTSGILLHVSRPMRWDSDHVVIMDDELLEIARELVRHDLLATTHIGLDFFDASINRVAAWVVGTRNTIKALLRAMLEPVEALKQAELEGDYTLRLALTEEFKSYPFGAIWDYYCAQQGVPVREKWITDIKSYEQDVLLQRDKSLV, from the coding sequence ATGGATAACCAAGTCAAGCAAGCGTATGAAGCAGCCAAGGCATTGTATGCCCAGCACGGAATTGATACGGACGAGGTACTGAACAAACTCGCGGAGATCAAAGTTTCCGTACACTGCTGGCAAGGCGACGATGTCAAAGGATTTCTGAATAAAGATGGGGAGTTAACAGGTGGTATTTCCGTTACAGGTCAATATCCGGGCGCTGCGACAACCCCGGCAGAACTTCGTAACGATCTGGAGCAAGCTTTTGCTCTGATTCCCGGCAAACATAAGGTCAATCTGCACGCGATCTACACGGATACAGACGAGCAGGTTGAACTGGATCAGATTGAGCCAAAGCATTATGAGAACTGGGTGAAGTGGGCCAAAGAACAAGGACTCGGTCTGGACTTCAACCCAACATGCTTTTCCCATGAAAAATCAAGTGACGGGTTCACGCTCAGTCATCCAGACCCTGAGATTCGCAAGTTCTGGATTGATCACTGCAAGGCATCCCGCCGGATTGGTGCTTATTTCGGGGAACAGCTTGGTCAGACTTGTGTAACCAATGTATGGGTCCCGGATGGATTCAAGGATAATCCAGTTGACCGGTTGACACCACGTAAACGTCTCAAAGAATCGCTGGATGAAGTATTTGGCGAACCACTTAACCCAGAGCACAACTTAGACGCGGTAGAGAGTAAGCTGTTTGGTCTGGGTTCAGAAGCATATGTGGTGGGTTCTCATGAGTTCTATATGGGTTACGGTTTGCAAAATGATACGTTGATCTGTCTTGATGCGGGTCATTTCCATCCAACAGAGGTTATTTCCAATAAACTGTCTTCCTTGTCATTGTTTACAAGTGGCATTCTGCTTCACGTAAGCCGCCCGATGCGTTGGGATAGTGACCATGTGGTAATTATGGACGATGAGCTGCTGGAAATTGCCCGTGAACTGGTTCGACATGATCTGCTTGCGACCACACATATTGGACTGGATTTCTTTGATGCAAGTATTAACCGTGTAGCTGCATGGGTTGTGGGTACTCGCAACACGATCAAAGCCCTTCTCCGAGCGATGCTCGAACCGGTGGAAGCTTTGAAACAAGCCGAGTTGGAAGGGGATTACACGTTGCGCCTTGCCTTAACGGAAGAGTTCAAATCCTATCCGTTTGGCGCGATCTGGGACTACTATTGTGCTCAGCAAGGCGTTCCAGTTCGTGAAAAGTGGATCACCGATATCAAATCCTATGAACAAGACGTATTACTACAGCGTGATAAATCATTGGTGTAA
- a CDS encoding manganese catalase family protein — MFKRVDRLAIELPISNNPDPNGASAVQELLGGKFGEMSTLNNYMFQSFNFRGRSKLRPFYDIVASITAEEFGHVELVANTINLMLEGSTSPGAPDSTPLRVGKDARMTSHFIESAQTALPYDSMGRPWNGSYVVSSGNLIFDLLHNFFLECGARTHKMRVYEMTDNKTAREMTGYLLVRGGVHVLAYAKALEIATGVDVTKMFPIPRLDNKAFETTRKWEAMGEHRRLYTFSDKDYQGIAQIWKGTHPTDGGKLEAFAGLPGYGGPVPELPDLPEEFAPGISAEDLMQIAERLKRHAGL, encoded by the coding sequence ATGTTTAAGCGTGTAGACCGTCTTGCCATCGAATTACCCATATCCAATAATCCGGATCCTAATGGAGCTAGTGCAGTTCAGGAGTTGTTGGGTGGAAAGTTCGGGGAAATGTCAACATTGAACAATTATATGTTTCAGTCATTCAATTTCAGAGGCAGATCCAAGCTGCGTCCATTTTATGACATTGTTGCAAGTATTACCGCGGAGGAATTCGGCCATGTCGAACTTGTCGCCAATACGATTAACCTCATGCTTGAAGGTTCAACTTCACCAGGCGCCCCGGACTCTACCCCGCTACGTGTAGGCAAAGACGCACGGATGACTTCACATTTTATCGAATCGGCTCAGACAGCGCTCCCGTATGACTCCATGGGAAGACCCTGGAATGGTTCATATGTTGTGAGCAGTGGCAATCTGATCTTCGATCTGCTGCATAATTTCTTTCTTGAGTGCGGAGCCAGGACCCACAAAATGAGAGTCTACGAAATGACCGACAACAAAACAGCCCGAGAAATGACAGGATACTTGCTTGTACGCGGCGGTGTGCACGTTCTTGCGTATGCCAAGGCACTGGAAATTGCAACGGGTGTGGATGTAACGAAGATGTTCCCTATTCCACGACTGGATAACAAAGCTTTTGAAACGACACGTAAGTGGGAAGCGATGGGAGAACATCGCAGGCTGTACACGTTCAGCGACAAGGATTATCAGGGCATTGCACAGATCTGGAAAGGGACACACCCAACCGATGGCGGTAAACTGGAGGCTTTTGCCGGCTTGCCGGGTTATGGAGGGCCGGTACCTGAGCTGCCTGATCTGCCGGAAGAATTTGCGCCAGGGATATCCGCGGAAGATCTAATGCAGATTGCAGAGCGACTGAAACGGCATGCTGGTCTGTAG